A genomic window from Labrus bergylta chromosome 7, fLabBer1.1, whole genome shotgun sequence includes:
- the c7h11orf16 gene encoding uncharacterized protein C11orf16 homolog isoform X1: protein MLKPVKTENWNTEMKSRQMEASEAALVPLFGGKQRCNITFIVGSSEDMRAVLGSVKRLLIQTLLTKASHRDSLFNIMTYSGELTCLSHHMLPCAPDSVYIALSWIHSITCSPGRDLLAALCVAFSDPACHTIHLLCTGLPDQPEAVLRALPALAAGRPVNIFYLKDSGAQVDRNSLDYLQCLTEATRGSCYAIPFGLNGVLEKAVPLHVVENQSSAPTDSPVKCFCLTSSVFFQHNTSSPVLRCSLGNPLQPCSSFLQPGLTLSGQQFYPGCRVLARREMDGLYYLGALIQQVQGCAGVWIVEFDHPGSPGLGFVPSQRQLACSLDMVTHTRALTSCLVPGDPVLSPWEPDLIRHGPGRLMAATERRDVLGVDGVVCLRVLMWNGSVSLVPHSLVSPISALQHDRIVRELQILKTQAPDRCCSWLCARSSSCTPRLFCSSRRPSASCCGENTFQHRCRSSFGRTDGFERAERDKKVEQSDPDATRNDPEVPSPSSSLSEDESRAVKLRSEQQRPPWRYWRRTGPEPQHRQPGSAAVPKKTSQPLRFSFPVPQISASPNHSSLFLSLPGAKGRRANVRDVFGTTNFKPRPPAGLRPFSANNAPAVYT from the exons ATGCTTAAAcctgtaaaaacagaaaattgGAACACAGAGATGAaatccagacagatggaggcCTCTGAAGCTGCACTGGTTCCACTGTTTGGGGGCAAACAAAGATGCAACATCACTTTCATCGTGGGGAGCTCAGAGGACATGAGAGCTGTTCTGGGATCAGTGAAACGGCTTCTGATCCAGACGCTGCTGACGAAGGCTTCACACAGAGACTCTCTATTCAACATCATGACGTACTCAGGAGAG CTGACCTGTTTGTCCCACCACATGCTCCCCTGTGCTCCTGACTCAGTATACAtagctctgtcctggattcaCTCCATCACCTGCAGCCCTGGCAGAGACCTCCTGGCGGCCCTGTGTGTTGCCTTCAGTGACCCGGCCTGTCACACCATCCACCTGCTCTGCACGGGGCTCCCCGACCAGCCTGAGGCCGTGCTGAGAGCTCTGCCCGCCCTGGCAGCTGGTCGACCTGTAAACATCTTCTACCTGAAGGACTCAGGTGCTCAGGTGGACAGGAACTCACTAGACTACCTGCAGTGTCTGACAGAGGCCACCAGAGGGAGCTGTTATGCGATTCCATTCGGTTTGAATGGAGTGCTTGAGAAG GCAGTTCCTCTGCATGTTGTGGAGAATCAGTCATCAGCGCCAACAGACTCTCCAGTGAAGTGTTTCTGTCTGACCTCTTCAGTCTTCTTCCAACACAACACGTCATCACCTGTGCTCAG GTGCAGTCTGGGTAATCCTCTCCAGCCATGTTCCTCCTTCTTGCAGCCCGGTCTAACCCTGAGCGGTCAGCAGTTTTACCCAGGATGCAGAGTTCTGGCCCGGAGGGAGATGGATGGTCTTTATTACTTGGGCGCTTTGATACAGCAGGTGCAG GGCTGCGCTGGAGTTTGGATTGTTGAGTTTGACCACCCAGGAAGCCCCGGTTTGGGGTTCGTCCCCTCCCAGAGACAGTTGGCCTGCTCCCTCGACATGGTGACCCACACCAGAGCTCTCACAAGCTGTCTGGTACCCGGTGATCCTGTCCTGTCACCATGGGAACCAGATCTGATACGACACGGGCCGGGGAGACTGATGGCCGCCACAGAGCGCAGAGATGTTTTAGGAG TTGACGGTGTTGTGTGCCTCCGGGTGTTGATGTGGAACGGCTCCGTGTCTCTGGTTCCTCACAGCCTGGTTTCACCCATTTCAGCCCTTCAGCACGACAGAATAGTCAGAGAGCTCCAGATCCTGAAAACTCAAGCTCCAGATCGGTGCTGCAGCTGGCTTTGTGCCCGCAGCTCCTCCTGCACTCCCCGGCTCTTCTGCAGCTCCAGGCGTCCGTCTGCATCCTGCTGTGGTGAGAACACATTTCAGCACAGGTGTAGGTCCAGCTTTGGAAGAACGGATGGATTTGAGAGGGCGGAGCGGGATAAAAAAGTGGAACAAAGCGATCCAGATGCAACGAGGAATGACCCTGAGGTGCCCTCGCCCTCTTCGTCTCTGTCTGAGGATGAGAGCAGAGCGGTGAAGCTGAGGAGCGAACAGCAGCGTCCTCCCTGGAGGTACTGGAGAAGAACTGGACCAGAACCACAGCACAGACAGCCAG GGAGCGCAGCAGTGCCAAAGAAGACATCACAACCTCTGAGGTTCAGCTTCCCTGTCCCTCAGATAAGCGCCTCGCCCAATCAcagctctctgtttctgtcactTCCTGGTGCTAAAGGAAGAAGAGCGAACGTCAGAGATGTTTTTGGAACAACCAACTTCAAACCTCGACCACCGGCTGGACTGCGGCCATTTTCTGCCAACAATGCTCCGGCTGTTTACACCTGA
- the akip1 gene encoding A-kinase-interacting protein 1: protein MASQAWLESSLRRSATLGLEVLERASRRSVDWTSTRASQTSTAIEEDAQIPVKDAHIELDDVFASIAGLMVQTTYQCKKFYGSGCCTEPTETERSHVCRFHTRQAAGSTKPALSTRKHEKAPHSKAPEPAADEDFYIEVSPGTYVITASVPESQQQTQLVRLKAGESINLTFNL from the exons ATGGCAAGCCAAGCCTGGCTGGAGTCCTCTCTGCGGCGCTCTGCCACTCTGGGCCTGGAGGTGCTGGAGCGGGCCTCCAGGCGGAGTGTGGACTGGACAAGCACTAGAGCATCCCAGACCTCCACTGCTATAGAAGAGGACGCACAAATCCCAGTCAAG gACGCACACATAGAGCTCGATGATGTCTTTGCATCCATCGCAGGGCTTATGGTACAGACGACCTATCAGTGCAAG AAGTTTTATGGGTCTGGATGTTGCACCGAGCCCACTGAAACTGAAAGGAGCCATGTGTGCAGGTTCCACACACGGCAGGCTGCTGGGTCAACAAAACCTGCACTGTCAAccagaaaacatgaaaaggcCCCACACAGCAAG GCTCCTGAGCCTGCAGCCGATGAAGATTTCTACATCGAGGTTTCTCCAGGGACGTACGTCATCACTGCCAGCGTGCCGGAGTCCCAGCAGCAGACACAGCTGGTCCGCCTCAAAGCTGGAGAGAGCATCAACCTCACCTTTAACCTCTGA
- the c7h11orf16 gene encoding uncharacterized protein C11orf16 homolog isoform X2 yields MKSRQMEASEAALVPLFGGKQRCNITFIVGSSEDMRAVLGSVKRLLIQTLLTKASHRDSLFNIMTYSGELTCLSHHMLPCAPDSVYIALSWIHSITCSPGRDLLAALCVAFSDPACHTIHLLCTGLPDQPEAVLRALPALAAGRPVNIFYLKDSGAQVDRNSLDYLQCLTEATRGSCYAIPFGLNGVLEKAVPLHVVENQSSAPTDSPVKCFCLTSSVFFQHNTSSPVLRCSLGNPLQPCSSFLQPGLTLSGQQFYPGCRVLARREMDGLYYLGALIQQVQGCAGVWIVEFDHPGSPGLGFVPSQRQLACSLDMVTHTRALTSCLVPGDPVLSPWEPDLIRHGPGRLMAATERRDVLGVDGVVCLRVLMWNGSVSLVPHSLVSPISALQHDRIVRELQILKTQAPDRCCSWLCARSSSCTPRLFCSSRRPSASCCGENTFQHRCRSSFGRTDGFERAERDKKVEQSDPDATRNDPEVPSPSSSLSEDESRAVKLRSEQQRPPWRYWRRTGPEPQHRQPGSAAVPKKTSQPLRFSFPVPQISASPNHSSLFLSLPGAKGRRANVRDVFGTTNFKPRPPAGLRPFSANNAPAVYT; encoded by the exons ATGAaatccagacagatggaggcCTCTGAAGCTGCACTGGTTCCACTGTTTGGGGGCAAACAAAGATGCAACATCACTTTCATCGTGGGGAGCTCAGAGGACATGAGAGCTGTTCTGGGATCAGTGAAACGGCTTCTGATCCAGACGCTGCTGACGAAGGCTTCACACAGAGACTCTCTATTCAACATCATGACGTACTCAGGAGAG CTGACCTGTTTGTCCCACCACATGCTCCCCTGTGCTCCTGACTCAGTATACAtagctctgtcctggattcaCTCCATCACCTGCAGCCCTGGCAGAGACCTCCTGGCGGCCCTGTGTGTTGCCTTCAGTGACCCGGCCTGTCACACCATCCACCTGCTCTGCACGGGGCTCCCCGACCAGCCTGAGGCCGTGCTGAGAGCTCTGCCCGCCCTGGCAGCTGGTCGACCTGTAAACATCTTCTACCTGAAGGACTCAGGTGCTCAGGTGGACAGGAACTCACTAGACTACCTGCAGTGTCTGACAGAGGCCACCAGAGGGAGCTGTTATGCGATTCCATTCGGTTTGAATGGAGTGCTTGAGAAG GCAGTTCCTCTGCATGTTGTGGAGAATCAGTCATCAGCGCCAACAGACTCTCCAGTGAAGTGTTTCTGTCTGACCTCTTCAGTCTTCTTCCAACACAACACGTCATCACCTGTGCTCAG GTGCAGTCTGGGTAATCCTCTCCAGCCATGTTCCTCCTTCTTGCAGCCCGGTCTAACCCTGAGCGGTCAGCAGTTTTACCCAGGATGCAGAGTTCTGGCCCGGAGGGAGATGGATGGTCTTTATTACTTGGGCGCTTTGATACAGCAGGTGCAG GGCTGCGCTGGAGTTTGGATTGTTGAGTTTGACCACCCAGGAAGCCCCGGTTTGGGGTTCGTCCCCTCCCAGAGACAGTTGGCCTGCTCCCTCGACATGGTGACCCACACCAGAGCTCTCACAAGCTGTCTGGTACCCGGTGATCCTGTCCTGTCACCATGGGAACCAGATCTGATACGACACGGGCCGGGGAGACTGATGGCCGCCACAGAGCGCAGAGATGTTTTAGGAG TTGACGGTGTTGTGTGCCTCCGGGTGTTGATGTGGAACGGCTCCGTGTCTCTGGTTCCTCACAGCCTGGTTTCACCCATTTCAGCCCTTCAGCACGACAGAATAGTCAGAGAGCTCCAGATCCTGAAAACTCAAGCTCCAGATCGGTGCTGCAGCTGGCTTTGTGCCCGCAGCTCCTCCTGCACTCCCCGGCTCTTCTGCAGCTCCAGGCGTCCGTCTGCATCCTGCTGTGGTGAGAACACATTTCAGCACAGGTGTAGGTCCAGCTTTGGAAGAACGGATGGATTTGAGAGGGCGGAGCGGGATAAAAAAGTGGAACAAAGCGATCCAGATGCAACGAGGAATGACCCTGAGGTGCCCTCGCCCTCTTCGTCTCTGTCTGAGGATGAGAGCAGAGCGGTGAAGCTGAGGAGCGAACAGCAGCGTCCTCCCTGGAGGTACTGGAGAAGAACTGGACCAGAACCACAGCACAGACAGCCAG GGAGCGCAGCAGTGCCAAAGAAGACATCACAACCTCTGAGGTTCAGCTTCCCTGTCCCTCAGATAAGCGCCTCGCCCAATCAcagctctctgtttctgtcactTCCTGGTGCTAAAGGAAGAAGAGCGAACGTCAGAGATGTTTTTGGAACAACCAACTTCAAACCTCGACCACCGGCTGGACTGCGGCCATTTTCTGCCAACAATGCTCCGGCTGTTTACACCTGA